In a single window of the Ruminococcus albus 7 = DSM 20455 genome:
- the nuoE gene encoding NADH-quinone oxidoreductase subunit NuoE: MTEKTVIPFQGTPEQEAQLKEVIAKHHDQPGGLMPTLQEAQGIYGYLPIEVQKMIADGLGVSLSEVFGVATFYSQFSLTPKGKHRISVCLGTACYVKGSDKILEAVEAKLGIKSGECTADGMFSIDSCRCVGACGLAPVMLVDEDVYGKLKPEQVAKILDSYK, translated from the coding sequence ATGACTGAGAAAACCGTTATTCCTTTTCAGGGTACTCCTGAGCAGGAGGCACAGCTTAAGGAAGTCATTGCAAAGCACCATGACCAGCCCGGTGGACTGATGCCTACATTGCAGGAGGCTCAGGGGATCTACGGCTATCTTCCTATCGAGGTCCAGAAGATGATCGCTGACGGACTGGGCGTATCACTGTCGGAGGTATTCGGCGTTGCTACGTTCTACAGCCAGTTCTCACTTACCCCCAAGGGCAAGCACAGGATCAGTGTCTGTCTCGGTACTGCCTGCTATGTTAAGGGCTCCGATAAAATACTGGAGGCTGTTGAGGCAAAGCTTGGCATCAAGAGCGGTGAGTGCACTGCTGATGGTATGTTCTCTATCGATTCCTGCCGCTGCGTAGGTGCGTGCGGTCTGGCTCCCGTAATGCTGGTAGATGAGGACGTTTACGGCAAGCTGAAACCCGAACAGGTCGCAAAGATCCTGGATAGCTACAAGTAA
- a CDS encoding GNAT family N-acetyltransferase: MAYKIRTLEKSEYTVLEDFLYEAIFITEGVEPPSKDIIKRPELQVYVENFGTRRGDFALCAECDGRIVGAVWTRIMDDYGHIDDETPSFAISLYKEYRGQGMGTELMMKMLEVLKNAGFSRASLAVQKANYAVKMYRKVGFKIADENEEEYIMVWEC; encoded by the coding sequence ATGGCATACAAGATCAGAACTCTTGAAAAAAGCGAATATACTGTCCTTGAAGATTTTCTGTATGAGGCGATATTTATAACTGAGGGGGTAGAACCGCCTTCTAAGGATATAATCAAGCGCCCCGAATTGCAGGTATATGTTGAAAACTTCGGAACACGCAGGGGCGACTTTGCGCTGTGCGCCGAATGTGACGGCAGGATAGTCGGGGCAGTATGGACGAGGATAATGGATGATTACGGTCATATCGATGATGAAACACCCTCCTTTGCGATATCGCTGTACAAGGAGTACCGCGGACAGGGCATGGGCACCGAACTTATGATGAAGATGCTTGAAGTCCTGAAAAATGCAGGATTTTCAAGAGCATCGCTGGCGGTGCAGAAAGCGAATTACGCAGTTAAGATGTACAGGAAAGTCGGCTTTAAAATAGCAGATGAAAATGAAGAGGAGTATATAATGGTATGGGAGTGCTGA
- a CDS encoding GGDEF domain-containing protein has product MPLVACLAAHALYLTLFAFSKIWAMVIFNVFSVGFYVMLIILAKKVKEKLNLVYATMAEIIIHAATATVYVGLKPDFCMFLLMIIPLAFLMPNKNRVIPFIVMSISVPIYGLLRFLYLTPGREKYDMAEQSYNTVFYVINIIVGSFVLVYVALIFTRMRMYQDCKLRVQTEQLRIMASTDPLTKLNNRRQMNEKLAEISAGSKKSGRGYVIGLGDIDDFKRINDTYGHTKGDEVLSRVADIIRKNVPEGGYVSRWGGEEFLFILPGTGLDGGIACAEEIINRVSREKFRAGAKRFSVTMTIGVCKGKPHDNIEKIISLADDRLYDGKNNGKNRVEH; this is encoded by the coding sequence TTGCCCCTAGTTGCGTGCCTTGCGGCTCATGCGCTTTATTTGACGCTGTTTGCGTTTTCAAAGATATGGGCTATGGTCATATTCAATGTGTTCAGTGTCGGATTTTATGTGATGCTGATAATACTGGCAAAAAAAGTCAAAGAAAAGCTGAACCTGGTATATGCCACAATGGCGGAGATAATAATACACGCGGCGACGGCTACGGTATATGTGGGGCTGAAGCCCGATTTCTGTATGTTTTTGCTGATGATAATACCGCTGGCGTTCCTGATGCCGAACAAAAACAGGGTGATACCGTTTATAGTCATGTCCATATCGGTGCCTATCTACGGTTTGCTGAGGTTCTTATACCTTACCCCGGGGCGCGAGAAGTACGATATGGCGGAGCAGTCATATAACACGGTATTTTATGTGATAAATATAATTGTGGGTTCATTCGTGTTGGTATATGTTGCGTTGATATTCACCAGGATGCGTATGTATCAGGACTGCAAGCTGAGGGTGCAGACAGAACAGCTGAGGATAATGGCATCTACCGATCCGCTGACAAAACTGAACAACAGACGTCAGATGAATGAAAAGCTGGCGGAGATCTCTGCAGGAAGCAAAAAGAGCGGAAGAGGCTATGTTATCGGGCTGGGGGATATTGATGACTTCAAGCGCATCAATGACACCTACGGTCATACAAAGGGCGATGAGGTGCTTTCGAGAGTGGCTGATATCATCAGAAAAAATGTACCCGAAGGCGGATATGTTTCAAGATGGGGTGGAGAGGAATTCCTGTTTATCCTGCCCGGGACCGGGCTTGACGGTGGTATAGCCTGTGCTGAGGAGATCATAAACCGGGTGAGCCGAGAGAAATTCAGGGCAGGCGCAAAAAGATTCTCTGTTACGATGACGATAGGCGTATGCAAGGGCAAACCCCATGACAATATTGAAAAGATTATAAGTCTTGCTGATGACAGGTTGTACGACGGCAAGAACAACGGCAAAAACAGAGTTGAGCATTAA
- a CDS encoding trans-sulfuration enzyme family protein: MSDKNLEEMSFTTRAIHVGAEPDPASGAIEPSIYMANSFLLPYDPSTMNWSASEANIYTRNGGVNQGMLEKKVANLHGGEDCVVLASGVAALSALFFTKLKKGDHVIFSTVTYIATYRIFNELWCEKWGIETSIVDCTDIEKIKAAIKPNTKLIHFETPGNPTCCICDIEAIVKLAHENNIQVSVDNTFSSPYNTRPLEYGVDFVVESLTKYINGHGDSMGGAIITDHETCEAIRYQAQVNIGGCISPFNAWLIQRGAATFPLRMQVHNDNALAVAEWLEKQPCVSFVAYPGLKSFKGHELAVKQMKHGFGGVLSFGLKGEHDLYNRVVTHLNVFTSAVSLGNTGSLIVFLGEDDERMYLYPQEFHGGFYRVAIGIEDKNDLINDLRQAFKAEGLETVD, encoded by the coding sequence ATGAGTGACAAGAATCTTGAAGAAATGAGTTTTACCACACGCGCTATCCATGTCGGTGCCGAGCCCGACCCCGCAAGCGGCGCTATCGAGCCTTCTATCTATATGGCTAACAGCTTCCTGCTGCCCTATGACCCCTCTACCATGAACTGGTCTGCATCCGAAGCAAACATCTATACCAGAAACGGCGGCGTTAATCAGGGTATGCTGGAAAAGAAAGTAGCTAACCTCCACGGCGGTGAGGACTGCGTAGTTCTCGCAAGCGGTGTTGCAGCACTTTCCGCACTGTTCTTCACCAAGCTCAAAAAGGGCGACCATGTTATATTCTCAACTGTTACATATATCGCTACCTACCGTATATTCAACGAACTCTGGTGCGAAAAGTGGGGCATCGAGACAAGCATAGTTGACTGCACCGATATCGAAAAGATAAAGGCTGCAATCAAGCCCAACACCAAGCTGATACACTTCGAGACCCCCGGCAATCCTACCTGCTGTATCTGCGATATCGAAGCAATAGTCAAGCTGGCGCACGAGAACAATATACAGGTATCCGTTGATAATACATTCTCTTCGCCTTACAATACCAGACCTCTGGAATACGGCGTTGATTTCGTTGTTGAGAGCCTTACAAAGTACATCAACGGCCACGGCGACTCCATGGGCGGCGCTATCATCACCGACCACGAGACCTGCGAAGCTATACGCTATCAGGCACAGGTAAATATCGGCGGCTGCATCAGCCCTTTCAACGCATGGCTGATACAGAGAGGTGCTGCAACATTCCCCCTGCGTATGCAGGTACACAACGACAACGCTCTTGCAGTAGCAGAATGGCTTGAAAAGCAGCCCTGCGTAAGCTTCGTGGCTTACCCCGGTCTGAAGAGCTTCAAGGGTCACGAGCTGGCAGTAAAGCAGATGAAACACGGCTTCGGCGGCGTACTCAGCTTCGGTCTTAAAGGCGAGCACGACCTCTACAACAGAGTTGTTACTCACCTGAATGTTTTCACATCAGCTGTATCCCTCGGCAACACAGGCAGCCTGATAGTATTCCTCGGTGAGGACGACGAGAGAATGTACCTCTATCCACAGGAATTCCACGGCGGATTCTACCGCGTGGCTATCGGCATCGAGGACAAGAACGACCTTATAAACGATCTCAGACAGGCATTCAAGGCTGAAGGTCTTGAAACTGTAGACTGA
- a CDS encoding AAA family ATPase: protein MKSIITISREFGSGGREIGRTLAKELDIPFYDKELLEMASKESGICEELFVKNDESYTNSFLFSLVMGSYPVSPDGRINPDLPLNHKIFLAQFDTIRKLGDKGPCVIVGRCADYVLKDHPNVINFFLTGELADKKARILGRYDIEKDKVEDFIKKTDKRRASYYNYYTDQKWGAAPNYDLCINTSKTGIQGAVKLMKEYIPIKEGFRSE, encoded by the coding sequence ATGAAGTCTATCATAACCATCAGCCGTGAATTCGGCAGCGGCGGCAGAGAGATCGGCAGAACTCTGGCAAAAGAACTTGATATACCGTTTTATGACAAAGAACTTCTGGAAATGGCTTCCAAGGAAAGCGGGATATGTGAGGAGCTTTTCGTCAAAAACGATGAGAGCTATACCAACAGTTTCCTGTTCTCCCTTGTTATGGGCAGCTATCCGGTATCACCCGACGGCAGGATAAATCCCGATCTTCCACTGAATCACAAGATATTTCTTGCTCAGTTCGATACTATAAGAAAGCTGGGAGATAAAGGTCCCTGTGTAATAGTCGGCAGATGTGCAGATTACGTGCTGAAGGATCACCCCAATGTCATAAACTTCTTCCTGACAGGGGAATTAGCCGATAAAAAGGCAAGGATACTCGGCAGATACGATATTGAAAAGGACAAGGTGGAGGACTTCATAAAGAAGACCGATAAACGCCGTGCTTCCTACTACAATTATTATACCGACCAGAAGTGGGGCGCAGCGCCCAACTACGACCTTTGTATCAACACGTCCAAGACGGGCATACAAGGTGCGGTAAAACTCATGAAGGAGTATATCCCCATCAAAGAGGGATTCAGATCCGAGTGA
- a CDS encoding aldose 1-epimerase family protein, with product MLYSVKNGNTEISADTFGAELHSVKHGGREYLWQCGDAWKRYAPVLFPFVCSPEGRAYRADGKDYRMKANHGFARDMEFEYAGTDGDTISFVLRENEDTLAQYPYEFELTVRYTALESGVRVENIVKNTGDRDMYFYIGGHPAFNCPLEEGESFEDYDIVYEKNEHIFDAAGNVLAENGNVLAVTRALFDNDAIIIDKPESKAVTLKSRKSERAVTVKYPQSECIAVWSPTGDDRAAFVCLEPWTSVPVYADDAYPDIEKKPHAVKLGAGEVFSYGYEIEVK from the coding sequence ATGTTATATTCAGTAAAGAACGGAAATACCGAGATATCGGCGGATACATTCGGGGCAGAGCTGCATTCTGTAAAACATGGGGGCAGGGAATACCTCTGGCAGTGCGGTGATGCATGGAAGCGTTATGCGCCTGTGCTTTTCCCATTTGTGTGCTCGCCTGAGGGCAGGGCTTACCGCGCTGACGGAAAGGACTACAGGATGAAAGCCAATCACGGCTTTGCACGGGATATGGAGTTTGAGTATGCAGGTACGGACGGGGATACCATAAGTTTCGTGCTGCGTGAAAACGAGGATACGCTTGCACAGTATCCTTATGAGTTTGAACTGACCGTCCGTTACACGGCACTGGAAAGCGGTGTAAGGGTGGAAAATATTGTTAAGAACACAGGTGACAGGGATATGTATTTCTATATCGGGGGACACCCTGCGTTCAACTGTCCGCTGGAAGAGGGCGAAAGCTTTGAGGACTATGATATAGTATACGAAAAGAATGAGCATATATTCGATGCCGCAGGAAATGTCCTTGCGGAGAACGGAAATGTGCTTGCGGTGACAAGGGCGCTGTTCGACAATGATGCTATAATTATCGACAAGCCCGAGTCAAAGGCTGTTACGCTGAAAAGCAGAAAGTCCGAAAGGGCGGTGACGGTTAAGTATCCGCAGTCGGAGTGCATAGCAGTGTGGTCACCTACGGGAGATGACAGGGCGGCATTCGTATGCCTTGAACCTTGGACATCTGTGCCTGTGTATGCTGATGATGCTTATCCCGATATTGAGAAAAAGCCTCACGCTGTAAAGCTTGGCGCAGGGGAAGTATTCAGCTATGGTTATGAGATAGAGGTGAAGTGA
- the nuoF gene encoding NADH-quinone oxidoreductase subunit NuoF, with product MEELNKIKAAKADIVKVRTIIAEEGEKLAKETGYRKQVLVCGGTGCQSSHSMDVLKALKEELAAKGIADEVLVVRTGCFGLCSLGPIVIVYPEGAFYAQATPEGIKRIVDEHLVNGEICKDLLYQETVHEDGSIISLYETNFYRKQKRIALRNCGVIDPEDIEEYIATDGYQALYKALTSMTPDEVVKEVLDSGIRGRGGAGFPTGRKWMFTKDAPGDVKYVACNADEGDPGAFMDRSILEGDPHAVIEAMTIASYAVGAHQGYVYVRAEYPVAVNRLQIALDQAREYGLLGKNILGTGHDFDIEIRLGAGAFVCGEETALLTSIEGNRGEPRPRPPFPAVKGLFGKPTLLNNVETYANIAQIIRKGAAWYSAMGTEKSKGTKVFALGGKITNVGLVEIPMGTTLREIIEEIGGGIPDGKAFKAAQTGGPSGGCIPAQHIDTPIDYESLAALGSMMGSGGLIVMDEDNCMVDVSKFYLNFTVDESCGKCTPCRVGTRKLLQLLEKITDGKGEMEDLEKIQDLATHMKSSSLCALGQSAPNPVLSTLQYFGDEYLAHIKEKKCPAGVCKNLLQYEIIADKCKGCTLCARNCPANAITGTVKNPHVIDTTKCIKCGVCMNNCKFGAIIKK from the coding sequence ATCGAAGAACTGAATAAGATCAAAGCCGCTAAAGCGGATATCGTTAAAGTCAGGACAATAATTGCCGAGGAGGGCGAAAAGCTCGCTAAGGAAACAGGCTACCGCAAGCAGGTACTTGTCTGTGGCGGTACAGGCTGCCAGTCCTCTCATTCCATGGACGTGCTGAAGGCACTGAAGGAAGAGCTGGCTGCTAAGGGCATAGCTGATGAAGTACTTGTAGTAAGAACAGGATGCTTCGGCCTTTGCTCACTCGGACCCATTGTTATCGTTTACCCTGAGGGTGCTTTCTATGCACAGGCTACTCCCGAGGGCATCAAGAGGATCGTTGACGAGCATCTCGTGAACGGTGAGATCTGCAAGGATCTGCTGTATCAGGAGACTGTTCACGAGGACGGTTCCATCATATCTCTGTATGAGACAAACTTCTACAGAAAGCAGAAGAGAATCGCACTGAGAAACTGCGGCGTTATCGACCCCGAGGATATCGAGGAGTATATCGCTACCGACGGTTATCAGGCACTGTATAAGGCACTGACCTCCATGACTCCCGATGAGGTAGTTAAGGAAGTTCTCGATTCCGGTATCAGAGGACGCGGCGGTGCAGGCTTCCCCACCGGCAGAAAGTGGATGTTCACAAAGGACGCTCCCGGCGATGTAAAGTACGTTGCTTGTAACGCAGACGAGGGCGACCCCGGCGCATTCATGGACAGATCTATCCTCGAGGGTGACCCCCACGCTGTTATCGAGGCTATGACAATAGCTTCCTACGCTGTAGGCGCTCATCAGGGTTATGTATACGTAAGAGCTGAGTACCCTGTTGCTGTTAACAGACTCCAGATCGCTCTGGATCAGGCAAGAGAGTACGGTCTGCTTGGCAAGAACATCCTTGGCACAGGCCACGATTTCGATATCGAGATCAGACTGGGTGCAGGTGCGTTCGTATGCGGCGAAGAGACTGCTCTGCTGACCTCTATCGAGGGTAACAGAGGTGAGCCTCGTCCGAGACCTCCTTTCCCTGCTGTTAAGGGTCTGTTCGGCAAGCCTACTCTGCTGAACAACGTTGAGACATACGCTAACATCGCACAGATCATCAGAAAGGGTGCTGCTTGGTACTCTGCTATGGGTACTGAGAAGTCCAAGGGTACTAAGGTATTCGCTCTGGGCGGCAAGATCACCAACGTTGGTCTGGTTGAGATACCTATGGGTACAACTCTCCGTGAGATCATCGAAGAGATCGGCGGCGGTATCCCCGATGGCAAGGCATTCAAGGCTGCGCAGACAGGTGGTCCTTCCGGCGGATGTATCCCTGCACAGCATATAGATACTCCTATCGACTACGAGAGCCTCGCTGCTCTGGGCTCCATGATGGGTTCAGGCGGACTTATCGTTATGGACGAGGACAACTGTATGGTCGATGTATCCAAGTTCTACCTCAACTTCACTGTTGATGAGAGCTGCGGTAAGTGTACTCCCTGCCGTGTTGGTACAAGAAAGCTCCTCCAGCTGCTGGAGAAGATCACTGACGGCAAGGGCGAGATGGAGGATCTGGAGAAGATCCAGGATCTGGCTACACACATGAAGTCTTCTTCACTGTGCGCACTGGGTCAGTCTGCTCCTAACCCTGTACTCTCCACACTTCAGTATTTCGGCGACGAGTATCTCGCACACATCAAGGAGAAGAAATGTCCTGCAGGCGTCTGCAAGAACCTGCTCCAGTATGAGATCATCGCTGACAAGTGCAAGGGCTGTACGCTCTGCGCTAGAAACTGTCCCGCAAACGCTATTACAGGTACTGTCAAGAATCCTCACGTTATTGATACAACCAAGTGTATCAAGTGCGGTGTCTGCATGAACAACTGTAAGTTCGGCGCTATCATCAAGAAGTAA
- a CDS encoding JAB domain-containing protein, producing the protein MADESIHSGHRERMRERFRQSFDLNGFSDHEVLEMLLYNIIPRADTAAAAHALLDTFGNLRTVLSADIDSLTAVKGIGLRCAEQLLFLGQVFLRAEKESFVSVHADDFDSLSRYLLNFFKGDTTERLCAFSINKAGRLTASAVLSAGITDRIAFDVDELKSFIALNCTDILILAHNHPGNSAIPSDEDVIFTRKLRNLLDDQVCFLDHLIVTNNEVTSMRALGFFRSFE; encoded by the coding sequence ATGGCTGATGAATCTATACACAGCGGTCACCGCGAACGTATGCGTGAACGCTTCAGACAAAGCTTCGACCTTAACGGCTTTTCAGACCATGAGGTGCTGGAGATGCTGCTTTACAATATCATCCCCCGCGCCGATACCGCTGCAGCAGCCCACGCGCTCCTTGATACATTCGGCAACCTCCGTACCGTCCTTTCCGCCGATATCGACTCCCTCACCGCGGTTAAAGGCATAGGGCTAAGGTGCGCCGAACAGCTGTTATTCCTGGGTCAGGTCTTCCTGCGTGCCGAAAAAGAAAGCTTCGTGTCCGTCCATGCTGATGATTTTGATTCACTCAGCCGCTATCTTCTAAATTTCTTCAAAGGCGATACCACAGAAAGGCTATGCGCATTCAGCATCAACAAAGCAGGCAGACTTACCGCCTCTGCCGTACTTTCCGCAGGTATCACTGACCGTATCGCTTTCGACGTGGATGAGCTTAAAAGTTTCATCGCCCTTAACTGCACCGATATCCTCATCCTCGCCCATAATCACCCCGGCAACTCTGCCATACCCTCCGATGAGGATGTGATCTTCACGCGCAAACTCCGTAACCTCCTCGATGATCAGGTCTGCTTCCTGGATCACCTCATCGTCACCAACAATGAAGTCACCTCAATGCGAGCCCTCGGCTTTTTCCGCTCCTTTGAATGA
- the dtd gene encoding D-aminoacyl-tRNA deacylase codes for MKTLIQRVNHARVEVDGKVVGEIGKGLLILMGAGHGDDENDCEKLADKVCKLRIFADENDKTNLALNDVGGDILCVSQFTLYADCHKGNRPSFVNAGEPQRSNELYEYFCKCCDDRINGKVEKGIFGADMKVSLENDGPFTVMVECVNGEILR; via the coding sequence ATGAAGACACTGATACAAAGAGTGAATCATGCGCGGGTAGAGGTAGACGGCAAGGTAGTCGGTGAGATAGGCAAGGGTCTGCTGATACTTATGGGCGCAGGTCACGGGGATGATGAAAATGACTGTGAAAAGCTGGCGGACAAGGTCTGCAAGCTGAGGATATTCGCGGACGAGAACGACAAGACAAATCTTGCGCTGAACGATGTGGGGGGAGATATACTCTGTGTCAGTCAGTTCACGTTGTATGCGGACTGTCACAAGGGAAACCGTCCGTCTTTCGTGAATGCAGGAGAACCGCAGAGGTCGAATGAACTTTACGAGTATTTCTGCAAGTGCTGTGATGACCGCATAAACGGTAAGGTTGAAAAGGGCATATTCGGGGCGGATATGAAAGTCAGCCTTGAAAACGACGGACCTTTCACGGTAATGGTGGAATGTGTGAACGGAGAGATACTCAGATAA
- a CDS encoding NADH-dependent [FeFe] hydrogenase, group A6 — MEMIHLKINGIPVEVPAGSTVLEAAKAANVDIPTLCYLKDVNCIGACRICVVEITGARGLVAACTHPAAEGMEVFTNTPKVRKSRKTTLELLLSNHKKKCLSCVRANNCELQKLSVAYGADEDRFMPEEMNKPIDDSTPFLVRDNNKCIQCMRCVAACKNVQSVSVIGNIRRGFNVHVGSAFDMPLASTACVGCGQCIVSCPVGALTEKSSEKKVWDAIADPEKKVVFFTAPSIRATLGEEFGNPVGTNVEGKMVAAIRRLGDVNIFNMDVTADLTIMEEANELIERIQNKGTLPMFTSCCPGWVKFCEHFYPDFLPHLSSCKSPQQMFGALLKSYYCQKNGIDPKNLFVVSVIPCTAKKFEVTREEQRNGDYDDVDVALTTRELGRMIREAGIDFNALPDEKFDDPFEIASGAGAIFGATGGVMEAALRTAAVKLDGKCEPLEFHDVRGTKGLKEATYTVGGVTVKVAVASGLANAREIIDGILSGERDYQFVEIMACPGGCINGGGQPVQSDAVRNFVDLKAIRAKALYDADSSMKLRMSHESPVCDMLYKEFFEAPGAHNAHKYLHTTYVKRGKYQD, encoded by the coding sequence ATGGAAATGATTCATCTTAAAATAAACGGCATACCTGTTGAAGTTCCCGCAGGTTCTACCGTTCTCGAAGCTGCTAAGGCTGCTAATGTTGATATACCTACACTCTGCTACCTGAAGGACGTTAACTGCATCGGCGCTTGCCGTATCTGTGTAGTTGAGATCACAGGCGCAAGAGGTCTTGTTGCTGCTTGTACACATCCTGCAGCAGAGGGCATGGAGGTATTCACAAATACTCCTAAGGTTAGAAAGTCCAGAAAGACTACTCTGGAACTTCTCCTTTCAAACCACAAGAAGAAGTGTCTGTCCTGCGTAAGAGCTAACAACTGTGAGCTGCAGAAGCTCAGCGTTGCTTACGGCGCAGATGAGGACAGATTCATGCCCGAGGAAATGAACAAGCCTATCGACGACTCCACTCCTTTCCTCGTAAGAGATAACAACAAGTGCATACAGTGTATGAGATGCGTTGCTGCTTGTAAGAATGTACAGAGCGTTTCCGTTATCGGCAACATCAGAAGAGGTTTCAACGTTCACGTTGGTTCCGCATTCGATATGCCTTTGGCATCTACCGCTTGCGTAGGCTGCGGTCAGTGTATCGTATCATGTCCTGTAGGCGCTCTTACCGAGAAGAGCAGCGAGAAGAAAGTTTGGGACGCTATCGCAGATCCCGAGAAGAAGGTCGTATTCTTCACCGCTCCTTCTATCAGAGCTACTCTGGGCGAAGAGTTCGGCAACCCTGTTGGTACTAACGTTGAGGGCAAGATGGTCGCTGCTATCAGAAGACTGGGCGACGTTAACATCTTCAACATGGACGTTACTGCCGACCTCACGATCATGGAAGAAGCTAACGAGCTGATCGAGAGGATCCAGAACAAGGGCACTCTGCCTATGTTCACCTCTTGCTGCCCCGGTTGGGTAAAGTTCTGTGAGCACTTCTATCCTGATTTCCTGCCTCATCTGTCGAGCTGCAAGTCTCCTCAGCAGATGTTCGGCGCACTGCTCAAGAGCTACTACTGCCAGAAGAACGGCATCGATCCCAAGAACCTGTTCGTAGTCAGCGTTATCCCTTGTACTGCTAAGAAGTTCGAGGTAACAAGAGAAGAGCAGAGAAACGGCGATTATGATGACGTTGATGTTGCACTCACGACCCGTGAGCTGGGCAGAATGATCAGAGAAGCTGGTATCGACTTCAATGCTCTGCCTGACGAGAAGTTTGACGATCCTTTCGAGATCGCTTCCGGTGCAGGCGCTATCTTCGGCGCAACAGGCGGCGTTATGGAGGCTGCTCTCAGAACCGCAGCTGTTAAGCTGGACGGCAAGTGCGAGCCTCTGGAGTTCCACGATGTAAGAGGTACAAAGGGTCTGAAGGAAGCTACCTACACAGTAGGCGGCGTTACCGTAAAGGTAGCAGTTGCTTCCGGTCTTGCTAACGCAAGAGAGATCATCGACGGCATACTCTCCGGCGAGAGAGATTACCAGTTCGTTGAGATCATGGCTTGTCCCGGCGGCTGTATCAACGGCGGCGGTCAGCCTGTTCAGAGCGACGCAGTTAGAAACTTCGTTGACCTCAAGGCTATCAGAGCTAAGGCTCTGTACGATGCAGACAGCAGCATGAAGCTGAGAATGTCTCACGAGAGCCCTGTTTGCGATATGCTGTACAAGGAATTCTTTGAAGCTCCCGGCGCTCACAACGCTCACAAGTATCTGCATACTACCTACGTTAAGAGAGGCAAGTATCAGGACTAA
- a CDS encoding histidine phosphatase family protein — protein MRILILRHGEPDYVKDCLTEKGIEQAGLLAERLAGEDIKEFYVSPMGRARETCDITLRKFHGKRAVVCDWLHEFDLMWENPESGRKETVWDVPPDYWTEIPGLYEKDGWYEHPAMKAAGMGERIKAVDAGVDEVLAKYGLIRKGRHYEVERKCDDTIAMFCHFGAMCAVTAHLLNISPMIVWQGFNADMTAVTELCTDDRYGGKANFRICAFNDTHHLKVHERGQLKAK, from the coding sequence ATGAGGATACTTATACTCAGACACGGAGAGCCTGATTACGTTAAGGACTGTCTTACAGAGAAGGGCATTGAACAGGCAGGTCTGCTGGCGGAAAGGCTGGCAGGGGAGGACATAAAGGAATTTTATGTTTCGCCTATGGGCAGGGCGCGGGAGACCTGCGATATAACGCTTAGAAAATTTCACGGAAAGCGGGCAGTGGTATGTGATTGGCTGCATGAGTTCGACCTTATGTGGGAAAATCCCGAGAGCGGCAGGAAAGAAACGGTCTGGGATGTGCCGCCGGATTACTGGACGGAGATACCGGGATTGTATGAAAAGGACGGCTGGTATGAGCACCCTGCCATGAAAGCGGCAGGCATGGGGGAGCGGATAAAAGCTGTGGATGCAGGAGTGGACGAAGTTCTTGCTAAGTACGGGCTTATACGAAAAGGCAGACATTACGAGGTGGAGCGCAAGTGTGATGACACTATAGCGATGTTCTGTCATTTCGGGGCGATGTGTGCGGTAACGGCGCATCTGCTGAATATATCACCGATGATAGTATGGCAGGGATTCAACGCGGACATGACGGCGGTAACGGAGCTTTGCACCGATGACAGATACGGCGGCAAGGCGAATTTCAGGATATGTGCTTTTAACGATACTCATCATCTGAAGGTGCATGAAAGAGGACAGCTGAAAGCAAAATAA